The DNA region TCAACATCTTTCAGTCCTGGCTCAATTTCAAATTTACTGTTCACGTCAATGGCGTGGCAATATTTTGCTTCGGGCCTTTTCATAAATTTCTTTAAGGAATCTAGTTCATTTAGTCCTATTCCTCCACTTAGAAAATAAGGTTTGGTTGACGGATAGTCTTTTAAAACACCCCAGTCAAAAGCATAACCGTTTCCTCCGGGTAATTCTCCTTTGGTATCAAAAAGGAAGAAATCACAAACTGCCTCGTAAGGCTTAAGCATTTCAAAGTCAAAATTGTTTTTGATTGAAAATACTTTTATAATCTCAATATGCTTTGCTTTCTGTTTCAGTTCTGCACAATACTGCGGTGTTTCTGAACCGTGCAATTGTACCAACAAAAGATTGTAATCTTCTACGCGTTCCAGTACGGTTTTAATGTTAGCGTCTACAAATACACCTACTTTCTTTATCGTATGCGGAACGGCCGTCATTGGGCCTGAAAAGTGTCGTTTTGATTTATCCCAAAAAATAAAACCTAAATAGTCGGGTTTTAAACCGGCAATTTCGGCCGTGTTTTTCTTCATACCACACACCTTTAATTTAATAGGAGCGTTTTCTATGGTAGAAGGCACTTCTTTTTTAGTGGTGTAATGATAGTTCATTTGAGACATAGCTTTTGGGTCGTCATTAAGACAGTTGGTTTATAAATTCTTTAGCATTCTCACCGGGATTATCGGTTTTCATAAAATTCTCACCAATTAAGAATCCCTGGTAGCCATAAGGTTTTAAATCCTTAATGGCCTCTATGGAACTGATTCCACTTTCTGAGACCTTTACAAATTCATCTGGAATTATCTTTGAAAGCGATTTGCTGGTTTCCAAGCTCACCTCAAAGGTCTTTAGATTTCTGTTATTGACACCTAACATGTCTAGGCTGGGCATAATGCTTTTATGTAGCTCAGCTTCGTTGTGAACCTCAAGAAGAACATCTAGGTCAAGACTCTTGGCGAGCTCCGAAAGTGTTTTTATTTCTTCTTTGGATAAAATAGCTGCAATTAATAGAATGACATCCGCTCCATGGGCTTTAGCTTCTAAAATTTGATATTCATCTATAATGAACTCTTTGCGCAATAATGGCATCTGTACGGCTGCTCGAGCCAATATCATGTCATCTAATGAACCTCCAAAATATTTCCCATCCGTTAGAACGGACATGCCGCAGACCCCTGCATTTTCATATCCGGTAGCTACATCTTGAACGTTCAGCCCTTGATTGATTTCCGATTTTGACGGAGACCGACGTTTGTGTTCCGCAATAATACCGCTATTGCTATTACGAAGTGCATTGCTCAAAGACACTGTTTTTCGTGAGAACAAAACCGATTTCTCTAATTGTGAAACGGGAATAAGCGAGCTTTTAAGGTCTACTTCCTTGCGTTTGTCGGCTACTATTTTATCTAGAATGTTCATGCTAATGATTCGCTCTTGAATACTGATTTAATTTTTACTCAACTCCTGCAACTTCCTTAAGGCATCTAGACCTTTTCCGGCTAAAAGTGATTCTTTGGCTTTTTCAAAACCTTGCAAGGGAGTCAAGTTTTTAACCGTTGCAATGGCAATACCCGCATTGGCACAGACTACATTGTTTTGTGCTTCCGTACCGCGGCCTTGCAACACGTTTACAAATATTTGTGCCGAATCTTCAATGGAGTCGCCACCTACAATCTGAGACTGCTGTATTTTTTGAACCCCAAAATCTTCAGGTTTCAACATGCTTTCTGAATTGTTGGAAATGGTTTTTGTATTTCCGGTCAATGATATTTCATCATAACCATCTAAAGCATGAAGAACAGTAAATTTTTTATCGGTATTTTGATATAGGTACCCGTACATTCTAGCAAGTTCCAAATTAAAAACACCTACCATTTGGTTCTTCGGAAAAGCCGGATTAACCATTGGTCCAAGCATGTTGAAAAACGTCTTTACCGCTAATTCCCTCCGAATAGGGCCAACATTTTTCATGGCTGGGTGAAATAAAGGAGCGTGTAAAACACAAATTCCAGCTTCATCAATAGATTTCTTTAGGAAGTCAGCTTCGTTACTGAACTTAATCCCCAGAAATTCCATTACATTACT from Zobellia alginiliquefaciens includes:
- the trpD gene encoding anthranilate phosphoribosyltransferase → MKEILNKLINHDILEKEEAKQVLVNIAKGDYNTSQIAAFLTVYMMRSIAIEELEGFRDALLELCLAVDLSDYNPIDLCGTGGDGKDTFNISTLASFVTAGAGVHVTKHGNYGVSSKCGSSNVMEFLGIKFSNEADFLKKSIDEAGICVLHAPLFHPAMKNVGPIRRELAVKTFFNMLGPMVNPAFPKNQMVGVFNLELARMYGYLYQNTDKKFTVLHALDGYDEISLTGNTKTISNNSESMLKPEDFGVQKIQQSQIVGGDSIEDSAQIFVNVLQGRGTEAQNNVVCANAGIAIATVKNLTPLQGFEKAKESLLAGKGLDALRKLQELSKN
- a CDS encoding phosphoribosylanthranilate isomerase, which produces MNYHYTTKKEVPSTIENAPIKLKVCGMKKNTAEIAGLKPDYLGFIFWDKSKRHFSGPMTAVPHTIKKVGVFVDANIKTVLERVEDYNLLLVQLHGSETPQYCAELKQKAKHIEIIKVFSIKNNFDFEMLKPYEAVCDFFLFDTKGELPGGNGYAFDWGVLKDYPSTKPYFLSGGIGLNELDSLKKFMKRPEAKYCHAIDVNSKFEIEPGLKDVEKVKEFKSLIAI
- the trpC gene encoding indole-3-glycerol phosphate synthase TrpC, translated to MNILDKIVADKRKEVDLKSSLIPVSQLEKSVLFSRKTVSLSNALRNSNSGIIAEHKRRSPSKSEINQGLNVQDVATGYENAGVCGMSVLTDGKYFGGSLDDMILARAAVQMPLLRKEFIIDEYQILEAKAHGADVILLIAAILSKEEIKTLSELAKSLDLDVLLEVHNEAELHKSIMPSLDMLGVNNRNLKTFEVSLETSKSLSKIIPDEFVKVSESGISSIEAIKDLKPYGYQGFLIGENFMKTDNPGENAKEFINQLS